In a genomic window of Sutcliffiella sp. FSL R7-0096:
- a CDS encoding dynamin family protein, which translates to MGSNKPKQQIQQQEQQTSLLQTKLNLILEKLHKHGDHRSARKVAELLNKNITKELSIAFCGHFSAGKSSFINEILEEAILPASPIPTSANVVQIRNGEELAHVHFFEGESLEILPPVSFEHVKAYCKNGDQVESVEYQFPFEKLPKDMVVLDTPGVDSTDDAHRISTESALHLADVIFYMMDYNHVQSEVNLKFIKELQDKEKKIYLIVNQIDKHREEEIPFSTYNTRIMESFEDWGIKPVSIYFTSLKDTSHPLNDLDIVKETIHILRQDKLDILPRTIEKALHHVMDEHKEWLLHQRTDEIERYEHIIQSTEDLPKDIGKTLSEVKAKLSSIESETAQIKETFIDQTKRILDNANITPFEIRELAEKYLESQQKGFKVGLLFSSKKTQEEREQRSAAFRDDFGDRVKTQIEKFIHEHIFSFLKEQNFYSPSIFDKVQGIAVPISDGFISSHVKPGAGYTGNAVLHYTKDLAHSIKLEYQKQVQRFIEGFFEKLEEQMQENTKALKVEVERLETVHHAQEAITVLHMELEQEYEVLNSILVMKPASLIEHGEKGDLFTQYLNRSYKIVRGDELPSTISKQKTDIQKQEAIQETMKLNDPATLVKGLQETAYSLNGIHGFQTIVDDLIKRADKIENQTFTVALFGAFSAGKSSLANALFGEKVLPVSPNPTTASINKISPVSKENPHGTVCVQMKTAEQLFADVKQALLIFDTNLTNLEEAGPTIKRMISKNEHLELDASKKTHFHFLKAFLSGWENMRSHLGKLKQVTLQEFEAYVAQEEKSCFVEWIEVFYDCPFTRQGLTLVDTPGADSINARHTDVSFDYIKNADAILFVTYYQHAFSKADREFLIQLGRVKDAFAMDKMFFLVNAADLANNEEELELVCDYVEEQLTTYGIRHPRLYPVSSLLALKEKENRPYKHSFLESSLMYKFEKAFSDFIQADLVEMSLHAAQADLNRAVTLFEHFVQQAKLGSEEKGKLQLLYSHNKKTLEAHIKNYSTESFYTLLEQEINELIYYIKQRTLLRFSDFFKESFNPAVIREDGRNMKTQLVSCLHELVTDISHNLSQEVRATTVRTENFIRKNLNSWQKELEGEAQKLEGQLSLRVLEAEDFTPFKVNNSFPSISSKLEKQTIGYYRNSKAFFEKNEKQKMAQFLEEQLSPLMDIFLKGSGEDLTIHYKNELENSLEEVKTYILRQLQDYYDGMQAALEQEQDIPQLERVLEQIQKNRK; encoded by the coding sequence ATGGGATCAAACAAACCAAAGCAGCAAATTCAACAGCAAGAACAGCAGACAAGTCTGCTTCAAACAAAACTGAACTTAATTTTAGAAAAATTACATAAGCACGGTGACCATAGAAGTGCCAGGAAAGTTGCCGAACTACTAAATAAAAATATCACAAAAGAATTGAGTATAGCATTCTGCGGGCATTTTTCAGCGGGAAAATCATCCTTCATCAATGAAATATTAGAGGAGGCCATTTTGCCGGCGAGTCCGATACCAACTTCAGCCAATGTCGTCCAAATCAGAAATGGAGAAGAGCTTGCTCATGTTCATTTCTTTGAGGGTGAGTCATTGGAAATCTTACCTCCAGTTTCTTTTGAGCATGTAAAAGCATACTGCAAAAACGGCGATCAAGTGGAATCGGTCGAATACCAGTTTCCTTTTGAGAAGCTTCCCAAAGACATGGTCGTTCTTGACACTCCCGGCGTGGATTCAACAGACGATGCTCACCGCATTTCTACGGAATCAGCCTTGCATTTAGCGGACGTCATCTTCTATATGATGGACTATAACCACGTCCAATCTGAAGTCAATTTGAAGTTTATTAAAGAACTTCAAGATAAGGAAAAAAAGATCTATTTAATTGTGAACCAAATTGATAAACATAGAGAAGAAGAGATCCCGTTCTCCACTTACAACACAAGGATAATGGAGTCTTTCGAGGATTGGGGAATTAAACCGGTAAGCATTTATTTTACGAGCCTGAAAGATACAAGCCACCCTCTCAATGACCTGGATATCGTCAAAGAGACTATTCACATCCTAAGACAAGATAAACTGGATATCCTGCCTAGGACGATAGAGAAGGCGCTTCATCATGTAATGGATGAACATAAAGAATGGCTGCTACACCAAAGGACAGATGAAATAGAACGTTATGAGCATATCATTCAGTCAACAGAAGACCTACCAAAAGATATAGGGAAAACTTTAAGTGAAGTTAAAGCAAAACTTTCTTCCATCGAGTCTGAAACTGCTCAAATAAAAGAGACCTTTATTGATCAAACAAAGAGGATATTGGATAATGCCAATATCACGCCTTTTGAAATAAGGGAACTAGCAGAGAAGTATCTTGAATCTCAGCAAAAAGGATTTAAAGTGGGCCTTTTATTTTCTAGCAAAAAAACACAGGAAGAACGAGAACAAAGAAGTGCTGCCTTTCGAGACGATTTTGGAGACCGTGTCAAAACACAGATTGAGAAGTTTATTCATGAACATATCTTCTCCTTTTTAAAAGAGCAGAATTTCTATTCACCCTCCATTTTTGATAAGGTCCAAGGTATTGCTGTCCCTATTTCAGACGGGTTTATATCAAGTCATGTAAAACCGGGTGCCGGATATACAGGGAATGCGGTTCTCCATTATACAAAAGACCTCGCCCATTCCATAAAGTTGGAGTATCAGAAACAGGTGCAAAGATTTATAGAAGGTTTTTTCGAGAAGCTTGAGGAGCAAATGCAGGAGAATACTAAAGCATTAAAGGTCGAGGTGGAAAGACTGGAAACGGTACACCATGCCCAAGAAGCCATTACCGTCCTCCATATGGAACTTGAGCAGGAATATGAGGTGTTAAACAGCATTCTCGTTATGAAACCAGCCTCTCTAATAGAACATGGTGAGAAGGGTGACCTGTTTACCCAATATCTGAACCGTTCATATAAAATAGTCCGGGGAGATGAATTGCCATCTACTATAAGTAAGCAGAAGACCGACATTCAGAAACAAGAAGCAATTCAAGAAACTATGAAGTTGAATGATCCGGCAACGTTAGTGAAAGGGTTACAGGAGACAGCATACTCTTTAAATGGAATTCATGGATTCCAGACAATTGTGGATGACCTCATAAAAAGAGCAGATAAAATCGAGAACCAAACCTTTACGGTCGCGTTATTCGGGGCTTTTAGTGCAGGTAAGTCCTCCCTCGCTAATGCTTTGTTTGGTGAAAAGGTGCTACCTGTTTCCCCAAACCCCACAACGGCTTCCATAAATAAGATTTCTCCTGTATCAAAGGAAAATCCACATGGAACGGTTTGCGTGCAAATGAAAACAGCTGAACAGCTTTTTGCGGATGTGAAACAGGCACTACTTATATTTGACACCAACTTAACTAACCTTGAAGAAGCTGGTCCGACAATTAAAAGAATGATTTCTAAAAATGAGCATCTGGAACTTGATGCAAGTAAGAAAACTCACTTTCACTTTTTGAAAGCCTTCTTGTCAGGCTGGGAAAATATGAGGTCTCACTTAGGAAAGCTAAAACAGGTGACACTTCAAGAATTTGAAGCATATGTTGCGCAGGAGGAGAAATCCTGCTTTGTAGAGTGGATTGAAGTGTTCTATGATTGCCCATTCACAAGACAGGGGTTAACGTTGGTGGATACACCTGGAGCGGATTCCATCAATGCAAGGCATACGGATGTATCCTTCGATTATATCAAGAATGCCGATGCCATCCTGTTTGTGACTTATTACCAGCATGCCTTTTCAAAAGCGGACCGGGAATTCTTGATTCAGCTCGGCAGGGTTAAAGACGCCTTTGCCATGGATAAGATGTTCTTCCTTGTTAATGCAGCCGATCTTGCCAATAATGAGGAAGAGCTTGAATTAGTCTGTGACTATGTAGAAGAGCAGCTGACTACTTATGGAATCCGACATCCAAGATTATATCCTGTATCAAGCCTACTTGCTCTTAAGGAAAAAGAAAATCGCCCGTATAAACACTCATTTTTGGAAAGTTCATTGATGTACAAATTTGAGAAGGCCTTTTCCGATTTCATACAGGCTGATTTGGTGGAGATGAGTCTTCATGCAGCACAAGCAGACCTAAACAGAGCAGTTACTTTATTTGAGCATTTTGTTCAACAAGCAAAGCTTGGATCAGAGGAAAAGGGAAAATTGCAGTTACTCTATTCCCATAATAAAAAGACGTTGGAAGCTCATATCAAGAATTACTCGACGGAAAGTTTTTACACGCTGCTTGAACAGGAAATAAATGAACTGATTTACTATATTAAGCAACGCACATTATTACGTTTTTCTGACTTCTTTAAAGAAAGCTTCAATCCTGCAGTAATTAGGGAGGATGGGAGGAATATGAAAACACAGCTTGTCAGTTGTCTGCATGAGCTTGTTACAGATATCTCCCACAATCTTTCCCAAGAAGTTAGAGCAACTACCGTCCGAACAGAGAACTTTATTCGTAAGAACTTAAACTCCTGGCAAAAGGAATTGGAAGGGGAGGCTCAAAAATTAGAAGGGCAGCTTTCCTTACGTGTTTTGGAAGCAGAGGATTTTACACCTTTTAAAGTGAATAATTCGTTTCCTTCCATCTCTTCAAAGCTTGAGAAACAAACAATAGGATATTACCGCAATTCGAAAGCTTTTTTTGAGAAAAACGAAAAGCAAAAAATGGCTCAATTTCTGGAAGAACAGCTTTCTCCCCTAATGGATATATTCTTAAAGGGCAGCGGGGAAGACCTGACAATTCATTATAAAAATGAACTGGAAAATTCCTTAGAAGAAGTAAAGACATATATTCTTAGACAACTTCAAGATTATTATGATGGGATGCAAGCAGCCCTCGAGCAAGAACAGGACATCCCGCAACTTGAACGAGTACTAGAACAAATACAGAAGAATAGGAAGTAA
- a CDS encoding isoprenylcysteine carboxylmethyltransferase family protein: MVFSLFFAFIVTQRVLELGIAKRNEKWIMSQGAVECGKEHYKFMVSLHIAFLICFLLEVLFFDRTLSSFWPVILILFLLTQSLRIWAIQSLGKFWNTKILILPDASIVISGPYKFLRHPNYTIVVLEIMLIPLMFNAYLTATVFTLLNAWMLSVRIPLEERALSDMTTNYASYMEEKNRFSPTFQKESE, from the coding sequence ATGGTTTTCTCTTTGTTTTTTGCATTTATCGTTACTCAAAGAGTCCTGGAGCTTGGCATTGCCAAAAGAAACGAAAAATGGATCATGTCGCAAGGTGCTGTTGAATGCGGGAAGGAACATTACAAATTTATGGTCAGTTTACATATTGCTTTTTTGATATGTTTCTTATTGGAAGTCTTGTTTTTTGATAGAACACTCAGTTCCTTTTGGCCGGTCATCCTTATTCTGTTTCTCTTGACACAATCTCTCCGTATATGGGCAATCCAGTCATTAGGTAAATTCTGGAATACTAAGATTTTGATTTTGCCGGATGCATCAATTGTGATATCTGGTCCATATAAGTTCTTGCGTCATCCCAATTATACGATCGTGGTGCTTGAAATCATGCTGATACCGCTAATGTTTAATGCCTATTTAACAGCCACGGTTTTTACATTGTTGAATGCCTGGATGTTAAGTGTAAGAATTCCGCTCGAGGAAAGGGCGCTATCAGATATGACAACAAATTATGCCTCTTATATGGAGGAAAAGAACCGATTTTCTCCAACTTTTCAGAAAGAATCGGAATGA
- a CDS encoding 3-oxoacyl-[acyl-carrier-protein] synthase III C-terminal domain-containing protein, with the protein MPKILSVGTSIPKYPIQQDTVVEFAKELFEESFNDINRLLTVFQNGQIEKRYFARDVEWFREPHTLEEKNDIYIKEAVAYGSEAINACLHNSATLSQPIPHEDIEAIFYISTTGMSTPSIEARIMNVLPFSPYTKRVPIWGLGCAGGAAGLSRAYEYCLAFPKAKVLVLCVELCSLTFQKHDRSKSNLVGTSLFADGIACVLMVGNDVQLEDSRSYPKVLGSQSTLMKDSEDVMGWEVKNEGLFVIFSRDIPRIITNWLAPNVSRFLESHHVQLEDLEHFVLHPGGKKVLEAYQECLGMETDKLATSFQVLKDYGNMSSATVLYVLKEIMEKNPDKGDKGIAAALGPGFSSEMLLLEWE; encoded by the coding sequence ATGCCAAAAATATTGTCTGTTGGAACGTCCATTCCTAAATATCCAATCCAACAGGATACGGTTGTTGAATTTGCCAAAGAATTATTTGAAGAATCCTTTAACGATATAAATCGCCTTCTCACGGTTTTTCAAAATGGGCAAATAGAAAAACGGTATTTTGCAAGGGATGTTGAATGGTTCAGGGAACCTCATACATTAGAAGAGAAAAATGATATTTACATTAAAGAAGCAGTGGCTTATGGTTCAGAAGCGATAAATGCATGCTTGCATAATTCAGCAACTCTCTCACAACCTATACCCCATGAAGATATTGAAGCCATTTTCTATATTTCTACAACAGGAATGTCGACACCCAGTATTGAGGCGAGGATTATGAATGTCCTACCTTTTTCCCCATATACCAAAAGAGTTCCAATATGGGGACTCGGATGTGCTGGTGGTGCCGCTGGACTATCCAGAGCATATGAATATTGTCTAGCATTTCCGAAAGCAAAGGTTCTCGTATTATGTGTGGAACTTTGCAGTCTTACATTCCAAAAGCATGACCGATCGAAAAGTAATCTGGTAGGCACCTCACTATTTGCTGATGGCATCGCCTGTGTCTTGATGGTTGGTAATGACGTGCAATTGGAGGATAGTAGAAGTTATCCAAAAGTATTAGGTAGCCAATCCACTTTAATGAAGGATTCGGAAGATGTCATGGGATGGGAGGTTAAGAATGAGGGGCTATTTGTTATATTCTCAAGAGACATTCCTAGAATCATCACAAACTGGCTTGCTCCAAACGTGAGCAGATTTCTAGAAAGTCATCATGTACAGTTGGAAGACTTGGAACATTTCGTTCTGCATCCTGGTGGGAAAAAAGTATTGGAAGCATACCAAGAGTGTCTTGGAATGGAAACGGATAAGCTCGCTACATCATTTCAGGTATTAAAGGATTACGGGAATATGTCTTCAGCTACGGTGCTGTATGTCCTGAAGGAGATCATGGAAAAGAATCCGGATAAAGGTGATAAGGGAATAGCTGCCGCACTTGGACCTGGTTTCAGCTCTGAAATGTTATTATTGGAATGGGAGTGA
- a CDS encoding GNAT family protein: MLDLRFEFTAKDESTVILRPVEEADAEDIVTAVESIIAAGQYIQKDVPRTPEEERLFIRDMKAKENMYIGVERNGKVVGIARIIRGEIQMKRHTGLFRTWLAEEAQGLGIGKKIMDYTDMWCDQHIRKLSLTVFSSNEIAYQLYKKYGFHEEGNQKEQAFIKGEYVDELWMAKFYKS, encoded by the coding sequence ATGTTAGATTTACGGTTTGAATTTACAGCTAAGGATGAATCGACAGTAATTTTACGTCCGGTGGAAGAAGCGGATGCAGAAGATATAGTGACCGCTGTAGAGAGTATTATTGCTGCTGGCCAATACATTCAGAAAGACGTACCTCGTACCCCTGAGGAAGAAAGGCTGTTTATTCGTGATATGAAAGCCAAGGAGAATATGTATATTGGAGTAGAGCGTAATGGAAAAGTGGTTGGGATTGCACGGATCATTCGTGGTGAAATTCAAATGAAACGACATACAGGCCTTTTTCGTACCTGGCTTGCTGAGGAAGCACAAGGGCTTGGTATTGGGAAAAAGATAATGGATTACACTGATATGTGGTGTGATCAACATATAAGAAAACTATCCTTAACCGTCTTTTCTTCGAACGAAATCGCCTATCAATTATATAAGAAATATGGATTTCATGAAGAAGGAAATCAAAAGGAACAAGCTTTCATCAAAGGAGAATATGTGGATGAGCTTTGGATGGCAAAGTTCTACAAAAGTTGA
- a CDS encoding chemotaxis protein CheX, with product MYLSESSRQVFIRTIDSFKSVIPVDISFDEPSLYTEKRTNVPYGVLIILTGDIRGQLIIQGERHVFQHIGEMMFGMQLDGDMLQSFTGELGNMIAGTLSSKMAGSGIHMDITPPDVLSEQQKEFHLMHRLHTPIYLKDTVKMQIIMELEDAS from the coding sequence ATGTACCTTTCAGAAAGTTCGAGACAAGTATTTATCAGGACTATAGACTCATTTAAATCAGTCATCCCAGTGGATATCAGCTTTGATGAACCAAGCCTTTACACTGAAAAACGGACGAACGTTCCATACGGGGTACTCATCATCTTAACTGGTGACATCCGCGGCCAGCTCATTATACAAGGTGAACGACATGTTTTTCAGCACATTGGAGAAATGATGTTTGGTATGCAATTGGATGGTGATATGCTTCAATCCTTTACAGGAGAACTTGGAAATATGATTGCAGGGACTCTTTCATCCAAAATGGCGGGAAGTGGCATCCATATGGACATCACTCCTCCTGATGTATTGAGTGAGCAGCAAAAAGAGTTCCACCTCATGCACCGACTACATACGCCTATTTATTTAAAAGATACAGTGAAAATGCAAATCATAATGGAGTTGGAAGATGCATCATAA
- a CDS encoding carboxypeptidase M32 gives MVEISTVREEYLNHINKMDSYNEALSLIFWDLRTGAPKKGVDRRSDVIGILSSELFKMSTSEEMASYLTQLLHDENFKALDDVTKASLLESKKNYDRNKKIPAKDYQEYVVLSTKAESVWEEAKEKSDFSMLEPYLEKLVDFNKRFIEYWGYDGNKYNTLLEMYEPGITVEKLDEVFAKLKDRIVPLVQNIAESSVQLRAKDLLVHFPKAKQRDFSMEILKELAYDFDSGRLDETVHPFAIGLNPGDVRVTTKYDEEDFRTAVFGTIHECGHALYEQNISKDLQGTGLCSGTSMGMHESQSLFYENFVGRHENFWKRHYKSLQRFAGGQFDDISLEEFYLAINESKPSLIRIEADELTYSLHIMIRYELEKALFNDELEVKDLPATWNEKYQSYLGITPPNDAKGVLQDVHWSGGSFGYFPSYALGYMYAAQFKQAMQKDLPNYDELLANGDLEPVKKWLTDKVHQYGKLKKPLEILKDVTGEELNADHLINYLEDKYNKIYQLT, from the coding sequence ATGGTAGAGATCAGTACAGTAAGAGAAGAATACTTAAATCATATTAATAAAATGGACAGCTATAATGAGGCACTATCCCTCATTTTCTGGGATTTAAGAACGGGCGCCCCTAAAAAGGGAGTGGACCGTCGATCGGATGTCATTGGGATTTTATCCTCAGAACTCTTCAAAATGTCTACATCGGAAGAGATGGCAAGTTACCTTACTCAGCTGTTACATGATGAAAATTTTAAGGCATTAGATGATGTTACAAAGGCCTCGCTCTTGGAGAGCAAAAAGAATTATGACCGAAATAAAAAGATTCCGGCTAAGGATTACCAGGAATATGTGGTTCTTTCCACAAAGGCGGAGTCGGTGTGGGAAGAAGCGAAAGAAAAGTCGGATTTCTCCATGCTTGAGCCATACTTGGAAAAACTGGTGGATTTCAATAAAAGATTTATTGAATACTGGGGCTATGATGGAAACAAGTATAATACATTATTAGAAATGTACGAGCCAGGAATTACAGTCGAGAAATTGGATGAGGTATTCGCCAAATTGAAAGATCGAATTGTTCCCCTTGTTCAGAACATCGCTGAATCTTCCGTACAGCTAAGAGCCAAAGACCTTTTAGTTCATTTCCCAAAAGCTAAACAGCGGGACTTCAGCATGGAAATCCTAAAGGAGTTAGCTTATGATTTCGACTCTGGCAGATTGGACGAAACAGTCCATCCTTTTGCAATAGGCCTGAATCCAGGAGATGTCCGAGTGACAACTAAATATGACGAAGAAGATTTCCGCACCGCTGTTTTCGGAACGATACACGAGTGTGGCCATGCCCTTTATGAGCAGAATATCTCAAAGGATTTACAGGGAACTGGCTTGTGCTCAGGTACATCTATGGGAATGCATGAATCACAATCCTTATTTTATGAGAACTTCGTAGGGCGTCATGAGAACTTTTGGAAGCGTCATTATAAGAGCCTGCAACGCTTCGCAGGAGGACAGTTTGATGATATCAGCTTAGAAGAATTCTATTTGGCAATAAATGAATCCAAACCTTCCCTGATTCGTATCGAAGCAGATGAATTGACTTATTCTTTACATATCATGATTCGTTATGAATTGGAAAAAGCACTATTTAATGATGAATTGGAAGTGAAGGACCTTCCTGCTACTTGGAATGAGAAATATCAGAGCTATCTTGGCATCACACCACCAAATGATGCGAAAGGTGTTCTTCAAGATGTTCACTGGTCTGGAGGTAGCTTTGGGTATTTTCCTTCCTATGCACTTGGCTATATGTATGCTGCCCAATTCAAACAGGCGATGCAGAAGGATCTTCCAAATTATGATGAGTTACTGGCAAATGGAGATCTTGAACCTGTTAAGAAATGGTTGACCGACAAGGTTCATCAGTATGGTAAGTTGAAAAAGCCACTGGAAATCCTGAAAGATGTGACAGGTGAGGAATTGAACGCAGACCATCTCATCAATTATCTAGAAGACAAGTATAATAAAATCTATCAATTAACATGA